TCATATATACAGAGCCTCGGTCCCTGACTTCTCCTCTCTGCTCTCATGATTTCTCTTTACAGCTGTAAGGCAGAACTTGATTAAGAAGCCTCCTTTGTGTCAAGAGTTATTATTTTCCTGCCTTGGCTCTTGTTTTGTGCTTTAAAACAGATTTTCAATTATTACAAAAGTTAGACTCTAAGATAAAATATTCACACcaatgggcaatttcacacagtcatttcacctaccaacatgtgtttttggactgttggaggaaaccggaggacctggaagaaacccacagagaTACAaccataccaaactcctcacagacagagttcaaacccacaaccctatAGACCCTGGCACTGTGTGACAGGAACAATGCCCCTGGACTTTGCCCCCACTTTCGTTCAGAACCTATTATAGAGGTAGATGTCAATGTGTATAAATTTTGAGGCATAAATCTAACACTGCTCCTGTTTCTCATGGTGTCCCTCAGGCTTAGCTCCTGGGTCTCTTATTTATCATttgcatcattcattcattcgttatctgtaaccgcttatccagttcagggtcacggtgggtccagagcctacctggaatcattgggcgcaaggcgggaatacaccctggagggggcgccagtccttcacagggcaacacagacacacacacattcactcacacactcacacctacggacacttttgagtcgccaatccacctaccaacgtgtgtttttggactgtgggaggaaaccggagcacccggaggaaacccatgcggacacggggagaacacaccaactcctcacagacagtcacccggagcgggaattgaacccacaacctccaggtccctggagctgtgtgactgtgacactacatgctgcaccacccaTTTGCATCATGCCCCTTGGAAATAATATCTGTCATCACAGCCTCATATTTCATTGCTATGCTGATGATATTCAAATCTATCTTAACATCAAGCATTCAGGACTTTAAATGCTATTCAGGACTTTAAATACATGCTAATGGAACACTAAGAAAATTACAtgtataattttttaataaCAAGCAAACCACTTAAGCCGAACACTTAATTTTTGTTGAAGATTCTCCAGTCATTTCGCCTGCTCTAGTGGAAACCTTGGTGTCTTCTTTGACCTTTGTCTAACCTTTGGTCCATATGTTTTAAAACTTGCAATACTGCTAGACTCCATCCTATTCTTTCCTCTGCATGCTGGGAACCTTGTGAATGTATTCATTATATCCAGACTctgttctataatatatttttaaagatactTCGCTCTTCATTTTATTCACATCTCTGTGTCTAGAGTCCTAGTATTCTCTGTTATGTCTGCTAACATTGCTCCTGTTATTTACCATTTATAATAGCAactaatcagtgtgtgtgtgtgtgtgtgtgtgttataaaatcttgctttttttgcttttaaagaATAGCATGGACTTGCACCCTCCTATCTTTCTGAAGTTCTGCTTACATTTCTCTGATTCTGGTCTGCTAGCAGTTCCCAGGTGTCCCCAGGCAGAAGTaatatttctgctttttttttttttttttttttattaaagccaTCTTGGGTATGAGAAATTTGCTTTCCTTCTTATGAAGACTATTGCCATATGAAATGTATATCTACAAACTTATTTTGAACTTGTATATGTCTAATACTATACTACTAATACTTCCACTAAAACTATTAGTAATTATACAACAAACGTACCTCATTATGCTTTCTAAACTTTCACATTGTATACTCAGCTGACAATAACCTAATCAACAGATATTggttatcatttaaaaaaaagtcttcaTTCACTGACCTGTGTTGACAAATGTCTTCTGGCCAGTTCTGTCTGATTAACACAGTTGTTGGTTCAGTCATAATACATCTACCTATGATGAGTGACTTCCCACATTTTGGTAAAGCAAAACAGCCAAATACAGTCAAGTAAAGTTTCCATTCTGAGTATGAAAAGTGAAAGCATATATTTATGTTCATACTAAGAATACACCTGTTGGTCACAGACGTTTGTCTAAGCCAGCtgtatttagattttttttgctAATTTCAGGAATTATGTAGGTGTAGGAAAACCACTCAGAGAATCTTTATCTCACTCAGTGAATAACAGGCATTACTGTTTTCtgattaaataatatttcatacTTGTTAAGGTACAAAACCAACTGTAGTTCCTTCACAGTAAAAATATGTTACAAAAACAGTACACAATTCCCCTTTTCTCACTCATATGTAGgatacaaaacacactcacattgcaAAACATGATGTCGAAATGCTGAAACACTCAGACAACAGAAGAACAATGTGACGTGCAGACAAGGAACACAATCTCAGAATAAGAATGTGCTGATGGAGCAATACATATATCTAAAAGTATGAGAAAGAATCAAGTGAAAATTTGAACAGAAACACATGCCATTTAGCAGTAAATATGCTCTACATTCTAGAAGAGGATGACTTACCTTGTGAAGTGGGAATCATATAAAAgtcatatataaaataatgataaattaaagaagaacCAAATAAAATAGAGaagcacaaaataaaataagttaaataaaatgGACATGTTCACTAATGGAAACCGCAGGAACTGCTTTACCCCGATgtggaaataaaacatttgactTAATTCATAGGCGAAATGTGAACATCTCCGAGACTGTTCTAGAAACTTGTAGAACTTATGCAAAAACACAATGGTATGTGGCAGTTCCTGGTCCCAGACctcattttatttgtgtttgtgtttcatttGCTACATTTTCTGCCTACATACCAATAAGATTTTATTTTCCATCGGACAGTGACAATACATTAAATGCTTGTACttgaaaaaaagcaaataagcaATAAGACACAGGAATGTAAGaattttcactttaatttcATACAGAGGTAGGCTATAATGACAGAGatatatcaataataaaataataaatgttgtTTTAGATGATCAAgtacttaaaaaaataactatgAACAATTTTTATATGTTTCAAATCCCATGAAAAAACGTGACAAGGCTAGAGGAGATACTTTATACTTCCCTTTAAATTTCCCTAGAAACATGAGACAGAAATGACACTGTATGTAGaaaatgtgtatattttcatgttttctcCAAGTAGAGAATTTAAATAAACTATACAGGCAATTAATGCCTGGAGGAAGCCAGCTGGTAATATACAAAatacacatattttaaacagtttcaaaaacaaataaagtacTTTATCTCATCCTGGGGTCAGTGGGATTCccccatgtttttgttttaaaaaaaataacactaggcttatgaaaatgtttatacatattatgcacaTGAAGTAGCATCCCTGACTCTTGTTTAGAATCATGATTATTCTCAATTCACTAGTCCACTGCAGTTTTCTTCAATTCTCTGTCAAGGCTGCATTGTTGCAAATGTCCACAAGTATATCAATCTGTGCTTTGGACTCTGAACCACAGTGAGAAATGGTGGTCTGAGAGCTTTGCCTCTTGGAGGTGAAGGACAGCTCTTTAGTTCCCTCCCCTGTGGCTGTGCTGGACAGGTGGCGGAATAGTCTCTGAATGCCCGTGTCTTTCAACGAGCTGCGGAAGTTTCTTGCAGCAAAGACATACAGCACAGGGTTGACAGTACTGCTGACAAAGACCAATGCACCTGCCACAATGGTCATAGCTTCCACTATGGATTGGAGGAGTTTTCCTTCCTAGAAGTGAACAACacatcaatattttattgaattGTAAGATCTGAATGTCTTTTTCAGAGCATAGCCTGGGTATAACTTGTAGTCCCTGGACACTGAACTTATCTCTTCCCAAATCAATTGTAATAAAATTTGTTAGGAAGCTtttacattcattaaaaaaCTTCAGATGTGTATCAGGCCAATTCCTTTTCAAGACCATTAGATAATAATTaggctgtgtttaaaatatttaatttaaatttcattAATTCCAGGTTGTTTGCAAatcttgttttaattaaacactcTAATCACGTCTTGTGAAAACATCTAActtcttaaaaaatatattttttgcctcATCACTCATTCTTACCTCAGAGTTCTCATCATAAATGAGAAGCAGCAGACTGAGAAAGTTTACTACATGATGTGGAATCCAACAGACAGCGAACAGCACCACCACACTGGCGATAAGAACCGTGGACTTTTTCTTGGAGCGGAAGTTCATCTGTGTGATGCGGCCAAAGAGACAGCTATAGCAGAGGACCAGAATGAAGAATGGGATCACAAATCCCAACAGCGACTCCAAGAGCAGGATCACAACCTCCTGGGAGGGGGACTCGTAATCACGGTACAGGCACTGCTCTTCCCCCTGAATTCCATCCAAATCCTGAGTGATTATCACTGGGATGCTCAGAAGAAATGAAGCTACCCACACCATTAGTAGCACCTTCCTCAGAGCCTGTTTCTTTCTCCAGCTGGCAGAGGCGAAGGGATATCGGATGGCCATGAAGCGTTCCACACTCATGATGGTGATGAGGAAGACGCTGGCATACATGCAAGCATTGATGACATACACCATGGCTTTGCACATAGCCTGACTAAACACCCAAGAGTGAGCCAGAGAGTAGATCCACAAAGGTAGAGTGACAAGCACCAGCAGGTCAGCAACGGCCAAGTGAAGAATAAGCAGCACAGTGTGAGAACGCTTCTTCACATGCTTCAAAATAGTCCAAATCACCAGCATGTTCCCTGGGACACCCACCACAAAGCACACAGCCAAGATCACACAGGCCCCAACTATACCAGGATGATTCCCTTCTCCCTCATCATGGCCCGAATTTATCTCCCTAGGATTACCACCCGTGCCGTTCATGCTTCCCCTAAAGTCACTTCACTGCATGAAACTTGCTCACACGTCTGAGCAGACAGCAATGAGAACAGACTGCATAAAGAGAGTAGTACTTCCCCTTCAGAGAGCAAATACAGGAAAGAAGTCCTTTATTCTCAGGAAAGACAGATtaagagacagacaaacagagcaagagagagacggTGAAATACAAGGGCTGGCTCAAAGCATTTGGCAAATTTTTATGTAAATTCTATTGTTAGATTTTTTCAAAAAACACCAGAAAAAAACGTTTTTGAAGATATGAagaaaatgttttgtaattgAGACAAGTATTTATTATTGGTATAATGATCAAGATAgtcctttaataataataataataataataataataataataataatacaaggACAACAACCTCTTAGAGCCTTTCATGGCATAGTTTGCAAAATTAGAAAAATCCCAGCTAGAATAATGTAATTTCTACTAATTTGGTCTGACCACATGATGTTTACATATTGTTTGTTCTCTTTTTCGAAAACGTAGTCAGAGAACCCTGAACTACTTCTagttttattttactgcattGTAGATGAACCTTAATCTGAAGATCGGTTTTCAACACAGAGACTTATTAAATTCTGAAACAAAATTGTCAAAAATGAtctaataaatgtaaatgattttattagattacaatacattttacaaaacataaaaagtGCAAAAATATCACTCCGCTACACTGAGTAACACTTATCAACATGATTACAATTATGCTACTGTCTAAACAATTCACAGTATTTTGTGCTATGAAACAAGTACATGTTTAAGTGATTACACCTCAGACATCACAGTCAGATTGGTCTGGGGTCTGGGGTTGCCTCTCTCTTACTTGGGCTGTGTGTGATGTTAATTCCTGAAAGAGCTTGGCCATCGCTGATTTCTTCAGACCACCCTGGAAGTTTCTAGCAGCAAAGGCGTAGAGCATTGGGTTCACAGAACTGCTGATGAATGCCAGTGATCCGGAGACAAACACTACTGCATCTGGCAGCCAGTTTGAGCTGTCCACTAGCAGGTGAGTTACAGAAATGACATTGAGAATGTGATGGGGCAGCCAACACAAAGCAAAAGCCGCTACCACACTGCCTATTAGAAATGCCGACTTCTGTTTAGTCCTGCTTTGTATTTGTCGAAGCTGAGATGCTACGTTGCAGTAGCAGACTGCCAGGATGAAGAATGGGATGACAAAGCCCACCAGTGTCTCTAAACTCATGCAGAAAACCTCTATAGCCACTGAGCTGTACTCTGTAGAGTGGCAATTTTGCGTACCATCTTCACTTTCATCCAGTTGTCGGGCAAGAAATGCTGGGATTCCCAGCAGGAATGCCAGGGCCCAGGCCACAGCCAAAATTCTATACATGATGTCACTGGTTTTCCACTGCAGCATCTTGAAAGGGAACCTAACAGCCATAAAGCGCTCCATGCTCATGATGGTGATGAGGAAGACGCTAGTGTACATGCAGCTGTAGATGAGGTACACCATGGCCTTGCAGGTGAACTGACCAAATACCCAAGAGCGTGCCAGAGAGTAGATCCACAGAGGCAGAGTGACCAGCACTAGCAGGTCAGCAATAGCCAAGTGAAGAACAAGCAGAACAGTATGAGAGTGCTGCTTCACATGCTTCAAAACAGTCCAGACCACCAGCAGGTTCCCTGGAGTGCCCACCACAAAGCACAAAGCCAAGATCGTGCAAGCTACTGCTCTTCCAATGTATGACTCAGTTTCATCATCCTCTGGTGCTGTGCTGTTTCTTTCAAGAGACGAGCTGTTCATGTTTGCGTCTTACTCTCACAACAATGACTGCAGAATAGACTGAATCATGCTATTGTATTAGGAAGTAGCCTATGCCTTTTACTTCTCCAAATTCTCTCaagaacagcaaaaacaaaagtgaaaacGTGGCAAAGAACATGTTTAATGATAAACAGGGTGAAAACAAAAGTCAGTGAATACAGTTCTGGTAAACAGTAGTGGTAGCCACAAAACCCAGGGGGATGTGTGGGACCTATGCCTTTCCCCCATcccaccaaaaacacacactcttcagACCACCTCATCACCTAAGAACTTTAAGACCCCTCTGTCATTCAAAGTTCAAAGTTACCCCTCTGTCATTCACATAAACTCAAATCCTCAggataatttaattatatttctgAAGGAACGCAATGCATTAGAGTGTTGTTTTCTCATCTAGCTGGTCTCTAGTAATTTGCTGCAGTGTCTGCGATGACTCCTGTAAGACTGGGTGAGATACCTGAGCATTCACttaaaagtgatttaaaaaagtGAGTTCCAGAATTAAATGCTAACATCTTCCTCACAATTATGTTTATGTTATCAAGGAATaactaaaacatttataaaatctaTATACAACATGTTTTTGTATGCCCCAGCCCCAGCAATGACCATACTTTAAGTTTTGAACTTACTcagccaacatttcttctgaaaatgAGTCTATTTAACCAGGAATTTCCTCTTTTTCCTCAATTTTCCCCTtgcctctgctcttctgagaaTGCTTTAGacttggaacattgctgtaaagatATTTTGAAAGTCATATAGACATTAGTGACCTCACATACAGGTGTATAATTAGCTTTAGATCAAAAACACCAATCAAACTTGTCCCAACTTCTAATCCCAGCATGCTGACTTTGGTCCCCTCCACTCATCAGACCAAATCTACTCCCCTGTTGGCACACTTACTTTTTGCAATACAATAGACAAAATCTTTTGGGGAAAATAAGGGAACAGTCAAAAGTCTATATATATTCAATGAGCATTTTTACACATAGAAACACAAGattaaaaatgcattacaaatttagaaatgttattttgttataaaattgcCATgacacaattattggcacccttgAACAACTTTGTTTACTAGCTTATCATTGATTTGAATTTACCAATGAATAGCACTGTTCATGACTAAAAAAGggtctctctccttccctgATTACTTTTTTCTGAAATAAGAGCTGTCTTATAAGCATGCAGAAAAATGTCATCACCAAACATGGCCAACTCCAGAAACTGACACAATTCACACTTAACATTTTAGGATGTGATGAGATGGATACAATCAATTGGAAAATGTCTGCAAGTTCTGGTGTgatctgtttaaaaacacaacctATAACATACTATGTTAACAACTGACCTGAAGAGATCTGGAATGATGGTTTCAACCATAGGCCACACACTTGGGTAAAGACCCTGGCGGGCCCCATTAATGAggaaaaatgcacaaaaaaataaaaataaagttatatgtttgtgaatatttttgtttttgtgaggCCTCTGTACTGCCTTTGGCAGTGGAGGCCTTGTGTATagtaaataaatcattaaactGATGAACTACCAAGGCATTTTAGAACAAAATATGCCACATGAAGCATGAACATGACCTAAAATACACCTCAAAGCACAAAACTCAGCTGGCAATAAGTTCTGATATGAATTACACTGAAACCCGTTAGAAAGAACTGGAACCAACCCTGTGCctggtaatatatatatatatataatccaaATTGGAGTGTAGGAACAAATGTGCAAAGAAAGTGCTGGAAGCCAAAGCATGTGGATGGTGTTGTTCTTGGCAAAGGTTGTGTAACTAAACTAAATATTAGAGCAGCACTATTAATACTGCCCAAGGCATATTCTCTTCTTTTGTGGAAAATTGTGTAAGTTTAAAGACAACAGAGACAATTCTGTACAACTAtttttcacagcaaaacaaacttgCCCTCTatcagtgttcctttaaaagatctacatcttttaaggtggaaacttTGAACAAAAGCCTGTACAttgctgaagttgaacttgtctgtagaTTTGAATCCACTGTCTGAATTACTACTTTAAGTCatttgtaacagcaaaaataagtcatatTACCCACCCATGGAATACATTATTTCtcttcatgattttcaatgtttggaggtctccaCAATCAAATTGTGTTTCTCAGCTAAGACTCAGCCAGCGACACAGAGGAAAAGCCTAAGCCATATTGGACAGACATAGAAATATAAACgatttaaaaaaatagctttcaaaaatatttacttttataCTCATTGAGTAAAAATTAGCCTTAAGTTAATCTATGATCATATATCACCATATATGTTGGAGTCGTTTAAAtatctaactttttttttttgttaatattgattttgttaatgtttttttgttaatGTTACATGTATATAAACGTTGCTAAACGTTGTGAAATGCAACTAGGTTACGAAAATGCATTCACCCTCTTAGCATAAGATATTTTGCTGTAATTGTCATGTACTGATTGCTATACGTGTATATTAAGTAATTTGCTGAAGAAAATAAGCTTCATGTGGAAAGAAAAACGATGTTTTTTTAAGTACAG
This window of the Hoplias malabaricus isolate fHopMal1 chromosome Y, fHopMal1.hap1, whole genome shotgun sequence genome carries:
- the LOC136679630 gene encoding leukotriene B4 receptor 1-like, with amino-acid sequence MNSSSLERNSTAPEDDETESYIGRAVACTILALCFVVGTPGNLLVVWTVLKHVKQHSHTVLLVLHLAIADLLVLVTLPLWIYSLARSWVFGQFTCKAMVYLIYSCMYTSVFLITIMSMERFMAVRFPFKMLQWKTSDIMYRILAVAWALAFLLGIPAFLARQLDESEDGTQNCHSTEYSSVAIEVFCMSLETLVGFVIPFFILAVCYCNVASQLRQIQSRTKQKSAFLIGSVVAAFALCWLPHHILNVISVTHLLVDSSNWLPDAVVFVSGSLAFISSSVNPMLYAFAARNFQGGLKKSAMAKLFQELTSHTAQVRERQPQTPDQSDCDV
- the LOC136679504 gene encoding leukotriene B4 receptor 1-like; translation: MNGTGGNPREINSGHDEGEGNHPGIVGACVILAVCFVVGVPGNMLVIWTILKHVKKRSHTVLLILHLAVADLLVLVTLPLWIYSLAHSWVFSQAMCKAMVYVINACMYASVFLITIMSVERFMAIRYPFASASWRKKQALRKVLLMVWVASFLLSIPVIITQDLDGIQGEEQCLYRDYESPSQEVVILLLESLLGFVIPFFILVLCYSCLFGRITQMNFRSKKKSTVLIASVVVLFAVCWIPHHVVNFLSLLLLIYDENSEEGKLLQSIVEAMTIVAGALVFVSSTVNPVLYVFAARNFRSSLKDTGIQRLFRHLSSTATGEGTKELSFTSKRQSSQTTISHCGSESKAQIDILVDICNNAALTEN